A window of Lepidochelys kempii isolate rLepKem1 chromosome 1, rLepKem1.hap2, whole genome shotgun sequence contains these coding sequences:
- the YARS2 gene encoding LOW QUALITY PROTEIN: tyrosine--tRNA ligase, mitochondrial (The sequence of the model RefSeq protein was modified relative to this genomic sequence to represent the inferred CDS: inserted 1 base in 1 codon; deleted 1 base in 1 codon), with amino-acid sequence MAAPTLRRVGGRRAAGLCGLLSRRIHHQPQRAPAAKRLLAAQCERGLFQEVFPAQGAEEGLPALLEPGRPPQAVYCGFDATADSLHVGHLLTVMGLLHFQRAGHNVIALVGGATARLGDPSGRTKEREPLPEELARAHALGLREGLRRLFENHRLLFWPAAGGARXGEVMLQDNAWWLGREPVVGFLCGVGRRLRMGTLLSRQSCQARLRSAEGMSLAEFLYPALQAYDFLHLHRHHGCRIQLGGADQMGNIMSGYELVTKVTGEDVFGITVPLITSTTGDKLGKSAGNAVWLNRDRTSPFELYQFFVRQPDSTVERYLKLFTFLPLPEIEHMMEMHAKEPEKWGPQKRLAAEVTKLVHGKEGLESAKRCTKALYYSNVEALEAMSDQELQELFREAPFAELMLEPGMSVLDLCHKANAIPDGPSGYRKITDGGVSINYIQVTNPETVLVIGQHILKNGVSLLRIGKKNFYIIKWLQL; translated from the exons ATGGCGGCGCCCACGCTGCGGCGAGTG GGGGGCCGCCGGGCCGCGGGTCTCTGCGGGCTCCTCTCCCGGCGGATCCATCACCAGCCGCAGCGGGCTCCGGCCGCCAAGAGGCTGCTGGCGGCGCAGTGCGAGCGGGGCCTGTTCCAGGAGGTGTTCCCGGCGCAGGGCGCGGAGGAAGGGCTGCCCGCCCTGCTGGAGCCGGGCCGGCCCCCGCAGGCCGTTTACTGCGGCTTCGACGCCACGGCCGACTCGCTGCACGTCGGCCACCTGCTGACCGTCATGGGCCTGCTGCACTTTCAGCGCGCGGGGCACAACGTCATCGCCTTGGTAGGCGGGGCCACCGCCCGCCTGGGCGACCCCAGCGGCCGCACCAAGGAGCGCGAGCCGCTGCCGGAGGAGCTGGCGCGGGCGCACGCGCTGGGCCTGCGCGAGGGGCTGCGGAGGCTCTTCGAGAACCACCGCCTGCTGTTCTGGCCCGCGGCGGGCGGCGCGC TGGGCGAGGTGATGCTGCAGGACAACGCGTGGTGGCTGGGGCGCGAGCCGGTGGTGGGCTTCCTGTGCGGGGTCGGGCGGCGCCTGCGCATGGGCACCCTGCTCAGCAGGCAGAGCTGCCAGGCTCGGCTCCGCAGCGCCGAGGGCATGAGCCTGGCCGAGTTCCTCTACCCGGCCCTGCAGGCCTACGACTTCCTGCACCTGCACCGACACCACGGCTGTCGCATCCAGCTCGGGGGAGCCGACCAGATGGGCAACATCATGTCCGGATATGAGCTCGTCACCAA AGTGACGGGAGAAGATGTGTTTGGAATCACCGTGCCTCTTATTACCAGTACCACTGGAGATAAATTGGGAAAGTCTGCTGGTAATGCAGTTTGGCTAAACAGAGATAGGACCTCTCCATTTGAGCTGTATCAGTTTTTTGTTAGACAGCCAGATAGCACTGTTGAAAG GTACCTGAAACTCTTCACTTTCCTTCCTCTTCCGGAGATTGAGCATATGATGGAAATGCATGCTAAAGAACCTGAAAAGTGGGGACCTCAAAAACGACTTGCTGCAGAAGTAACTAAGCTTGTTCATGGAAAAGAAGGTCTGGAATCTGCTAAAAG ATGTACGAAAGCACTGTATTACAGCAATGTGGAGGCACTGGAGGCTATGTCTGACCAAGAATTACAGGAACTTTTCAGAGAAGCTCCATTTGCTGAATTGATGCTTGAACCTGGAATGAGTGTACTTGACCTGTGTCACAAAGCCAATGCCATTCCAGATGGACCTAGTGG GTACCGGAAGATTACAGATGGTGGAGTCTCTATAAACTACATTCAAGTAACTAATCCTGAAACTGTTCTTGTCATTGGGCAGCATATCCTCAAGAATGGAGTGTCACTACTTAGGATTGGAAAGAAAAACTTCTACATTATAAAATGGTTGCAGTTGTGA